Within the Arachis duranensis cultivar V14167 chromosome 10, aradu.V14167.gnm2.J7QH, whole genome shotgun sequence genome, the region GTCTGGGTAAACTTGAACAGTACACCTGGGTTCGctgtttttaaattatacaaaTCCTCTTTCAAGGATTTTAAAGAGATGTTCTTTAAGGTGAGGTCTGTGGAGAAGGAGTTCCCGTTCTATTTGGACGAGAATCTCGGCGAACAGTTTCCTCTTTTCTGGTGTTGCCATCCTAATCATATTTTGGGCCCTGAATTAATTTCGCCGAGGAATGAGtgtattatcaattttttaatggAAATGGTTGATTTGGGCGGTTTGATATCCGTCTCTAACTTGTTGCCTTGGGAAGAAAGTAGGGCTTCGGTGTTGGAATATTTGGGTAAGGATTTATTGATCGTATGGTCTGTGGTACATTCTGATTGCTAAGTGtttcattttcttgttttcaggTGGCAGATATCCGGGGGTTTCGGCGTCGAGTATGAGGGCTCGatttaagttaaaaaattttgaaggtTCTTCCTCTAATCCGGAGAAAGTGGAGGGGGAAGCTGAGGTGAATCAACCGATTCCGAGGAAGAAAGGTATCGTTTTCAAGAAGAGAAAGTctgaaaacctagaggaggggAAGAAGATGGTTGAACTTGACGAATTGGCAAATTTCATCGTGAAGCAAGAGAAGCTTCACTCGTTTGAAGAAGAGGGTGATGGTTCGTCATTGTGGGACAAAAATTTCCCTTTTAATGTGGTGGCGGACGAAGTTGTGCAGTCTGCTTCTGATGTTACTCGGATTGATGAGGTGGGAGATCTTGGAATAGACCAATTCATGCAGGTCCGTTGTGTTTTAAAGCATATatactctctctcttttttttttgaagcaaTTTTGTTCTGCAATGACGCAGGTTTTGGGCTTTCGACTTGCTAGCATTGGTCGGAGCCAAGAAAAGAGGCATAGAAAAATGTTGCAGTGTTCATCTGAGAGTACCGAGTTAAAAGGTCAGCTTGAGATGAAAGAGAGTATGCTTGCCGAACTTGAGAAGGAGTTAGCTGCtgtaaaagaaaaattgaaagttGAGAAAGAGGAACATGAAAGTGTTTCCGAGGCtttggaaaagaagaagagtgaGCTGAGTTCTATGGGTGAAAAAATTGTCGAGGTTACGATGAAAATGAAGCAAATGGAATCTAGTCGGCAGTCTGATGTTTTAGATGCTTTTGCAGAAGGTTTTGAGCGTGCGGTAATTCAGGCTAAGTTTTTGTTTCCTGGCAGTGACTTTACTGCCATGGATCCGAGTAAGGTAGTTCGGAATAATGAGTTagttgatgatgaagatgaagctGAAGAGGGTGACGATAATTTGGCTGGCTAAGATATTAGGCTGTATTTTGGGTTATTTGTGTGAAAGTGGAATTATGTTATTCCTGTAagaattttgtttgttttttgtttggtGACTGACGTACAGTTGTTTTGGCCGCTATGGCTTTGATGTTGATTAATTTTGTTATCTGATATATCTGTTTAGGATTTGTTAATCCTGATTTTATTTGTTCCCGTCTGAGGGTCTGATTAATTTGCGCATGAGTTATCTATGCGACTTAACGTTTGGCCGACGATGTATAGATGTGTGTATTGTCGGTTTGTAATGAGAGACAATGTATATAAGATGTATAGAATAGGTATGctaaaacaaattttatttagtGCAGTACCTTTACAATTGAGATAGGTAAGctagcctcgttaaaaccttctTGAGCAAAACCATATAGGAAAAATCTCAagttaggaaaaagagtactaGCATGCTGCATCTTGTTAGCTGTAGTATTTCTTTAATGAAGTAACATTCCAGGTGTTAGGAAGTGTTGTTCCGTCTAATTCCTCTAGTTGGTAGGCGCCTCTGCCGACCACTTGGCGTACTCTATAAGGTCCGTCCCATGTTGCGGCAAGCTTACCATGGGTAGGTGGCTTGCGGGCTGTTTCAGTTTTGCGTAACACCAAATCTCCTTGGCAGAATGACCTAGGTCTGACGGTCTTGTTATGACGTTGAGCTATTCGTTGCTGCAGTGCTTTCTGCTGAATTGTTGCTATTGCTCGGATTTCTTCAACCAAGTCTAGCTCGGCTCGGCGAGCTTCATCATGAGCTTCATGTTGTGTTCTTAATGAGTTTTGTGATACTTCAACCGGAATCATTGCATCGGAACCATACACCAAACGAAATGGTGTTTCCTTTGTTGTTGAGTGCACCGAGGTGTTGTATCCCCATAAGATTTCTGGAACGAGCTCGGCCCAAAGGCCTTTAGCGTTGTCGAGTTTTTTCCTTAGAGCTTGGAGAAGGACCTTGTTGGTAGCTTCTGCTAAGCCATTTGATTGAGGATGTTCCACTGAGGAAAAATGTTGTTTCACTTTTAAGTTCTGCAAAAAAGTCTGAAAATTATGGTCTATGAACTGCCGACCATTGTCAGTCACAATGTGTTGTGGTATACCAAATCTGCAGATTATATGTTGCCACACAAATGATATCATTTGTGCCGATGTAATTCTGGCTAGAGGTTGAGCTTCAATCCATTTAGAAAAGTAATCGATTGCGACCACTAAAAACTTTACCTGTCTTGGTGCCGTGGGGAAAGGTCCGAGGATATCAATTCCCCATTTATGAAATGGCCAGCTTACCGTTGACTGGTGTAATTCTTCGGCTGGAATGTTAAGTATTGGGGCGTGCTTCTGGCAGTGTTCACAAGTGCGAACTTTTTTCTGGCTGTCTTCCCATATGGTCGGCCAGTAAAAACCTGCCCGGAGAATTTTACGTGCTAAACTCCTGGCGCCTGAATGTATTCCACAGATGCCCTCGTGAACTTCGGCTAGGGCAATTTCAGCCTCGGCTCTGTTTAAGCATTTTAGTAATGGTCGAGAATAACCTCGCCTGTATAATTCGTCATTCAGCAATATAAAAAATGATGCTTgtcttttaaactttttaatgtCTTTTACTTCTAGCGGGAGTGTTGCATTTTTGAGATATTGAATGTATGGCCTTTGCCAAGAATCGTCGGGTTGTATGTTGCCGATCATATTTATGCTCGGCTCCTGTAAAGTTGACTGCAAAAGTGAAGCATTATGTGACTGACTAGTAGCTAATTTAGATAGTATATCTGCTCTGTGATTTTGATCTCTTTCTATGTGGGTAATTTCGATTTTCGAAAAACGAGTAATCAATTTATTAACAACTTCAAGATATCTTAGCAGAATAGGGTCTTTTGTTTGAAAATGCTGATTTACTTGTTGAACCACTAATAAGGAATCACAATAAACGTGTAAGTTATTGACTTGCAATTCGATTGCTAACCTGAGCCCTGCAATGAGGGCTTCGTATTCGGCCTGGTTGTTACTGGCTTTGAAGGAAAATCGGAGAGAATGTTCAAATATCACTCCCTCGGGGTTTTCCAAGAGTATTCCTGCACCAGCTCCTTGTGGGTTTGATGCTCCATCAACGAATAGCACCCACTTATCTCCATCCTCGTTCTGGGTGGGTCCTGTAAATTCAGCAATAAAATCAGCTAAATATTGTGACTTTATAGATGTCCGAGGTTGGTAACAGATGTCGAACTCCGAGAGTTCGATGGACCATTTGATTAATCGTCCGGCAAGCTCGGGTCTGGCGAGTATTTGGCGTAATGGTTGAGACGTCCTAACATTGATCGTGTGACTCTGAAAATAAGGACGAAGCCTTCTTGCTGAAAAAACAAGGGCGTAAGCTAGTTTCTCCAACTTCGGATATCGAAGCTCGGCGTTCTGGAGTGATTTGCTCACAAAATAGACTGGCTGTTGAGTCTTATTATTTTCTGCAACAAGGACAGCACTAACTGATATATCAGTGATagacaaatataaatataaggGTTCACCGTCTTTGGGCTTTTGTAAAACAGGTGGTTTAGAAaggaattttttgaaattttgaaatgcCAGTTCACAGTTTTCATCCCAGTGAAAAGCTGTGTTTTTTCGTAAACAGTGAAAAAAATTCGCTGATTTAGATGCTAAACAAGGTAAGAATCTAGACAGTGCTGCTAGTCGTCCTGTTAATCTCTGCACTTCCTTTATGTTTGTGGGGCTGCTCATATCTAGAATGGCCTGACATTTCTCTGGGTTGGCCTCGATTCCTCGGTTGGTCAGAATGAAACCGAGGAATTTCCCACCGTTAACACCAAAGGCACATTTTTCTGGATTAAGTCTCATGTTGTAAAGTCGGATCTGACCGAATATCTCTGTAAGGTCGTCGACATGACTTTCCCCGGTTTTTGTCTTGGCcaccatgtcatcaacatagacTTCTAGGTTTCTGCCGATCtgttggttgaagactttgttcattagccgctggtatgtggctcctgcattctttaaGCCAAAAGGCATGACATTATAGCAATAGTTACCATATTCGGTTATAAAAGcagttttttcttgatccgatGGATGCATAAAGATCTGGTTGTATccagagtatgcatccataaaactTAATGTACCATAACCGCAAGAGTTATCTACTAAGGTATCAATTGAAGGTAAAGGATATGCGTCCTTTGGACATGCTTTATTTAAGTCTGTGAAATCAACACACATACGCCATTTACCGTTATGTTTCTTTACCATTACGATGTTGGCTAGCCAGGTTGTGAATCTGATTTCTCGTATGAAATTTGCATCAATTAGCTTTTTAGCCTCGTCCATGGATGCCAATCTCTTTTCTGTGCCGAGGTTTCTTTTTTTCTGTGCTACTGGTCGGGCTGCCGGGTTGATGGCGAGCTTATGTGTAATGACTGAAGGGCTAATTTCTGGCATATCGCCTGACGTCCAGGCGAATAGGTCGGCGTTCTGTCGTAGGAAGTTGATGAGCTTGTTTTTCGCATCGCCTTTGATGGATGTGCCGATAAATGTAAATTTGGTTGGATCATCTGTCAGAGTGAGCTTAATCAGTTCTTCATTGGGTAGAGGGCGATCTTGAAAGTCGGCCCGGAGATCTAGTTCGGTAAGCATCGGTTGCTCTGCGCCTATGGAGTTTACACGTCTGTCATTATTTCTTTTGATGGGTTTTAGGCTAGTGTTGTAACAGTGCCGAGCATCTTGTAAGTCGCCGTGGACTATGGCCACGGTATTATCCTGCAGGGGAAACTTGATACAGAGATGAACAGTAGATACAATTGCGGCAAACCTGTTTAAAAAGGGTCGCCCTAAAATAAGGTTGTAAGGACTGACACTGTCGACCACCAAATATTGAATGTCTTGTGTTCTAGATGCAGGCTGTTCTCCCAATGTGGTTTGTAACCATACTGAACCCATAACCGGGACTCGCTCTCCTGAGAAGCCGACCAAGTCCCCTACAGATGGTTGCAAAATGTTAGtacttaatttcattttttcaaaTGTAGTGAAGAATAAAACGTCAGCACTGCTGCCTGGATCCAGCAGTACTTTCCGAACTATTAAATCGCCCAGCTGGATAGAGATGACAACAGGATCATCGAGATTTGTGTCTTGAGCATGATAATCAGTCTGGGAGAACGTTATCTCAGGTGGCCTTTGTGTCGGCTGAGAATTATTGGCCGTATCCGTCAGGGCGAGCATTGCTCTGTATGTGCGTTTACGTGCAGAGCTTGTGCATCCTCCTCCGGCATAGCCCCCAGAGATGCAATTGATTATGCCCCTGGGTTGGGCAGGAACTTTCTCTTTATCCTTCGATGGAGTTGCTACCGAGGATGGATCCGCGGCAGAAGTGGATCTCTTTTGCATGTGACCTGCAATGAATTTATCAAGGTGCCCCTGTCTTGCCAATCGTTCAAGGAGATCTTTAGCGATCACACATTCATCGGTTGTATGACCGAATTTCTGATGAAATGAACAATACTTGGATTTATCAACATTTTTTGGCTCTGGATAACTCCCGGCTTTCCGTGGAGGTTTGATCAGCTTAGAATTTAATATCTCCTTGATGATGTCGTCCCGCTTGGTGTTGAACTGCGTATATGACTCATATCGAGGTACTGGTTTGAAGCTTTTTCTAGTTTCGCGGGGCTTCTCGTCGTCTTTGGTGATTGCCGACTTTTCTGTTTTCCGAGCTTGACGGAGTTCTTCGATGTCTATTTGTCCTTTAGCCTTTTCGCGGAACTCGGccagggtttttggtttagctACCGCGATAGCTTCCTGGAATTTCCCTGGACGGAGCCCACTCTTGATAGCATGCAGATGGACTTCAGGATGGAGATCAGGGATCCTCATTGCTATCTTCGTGAAACGGGTGATGTAGTCCTTTAGGCTTTCTTGAGGGCCTTGTTTAACAGTTGTCAGATAGTCCGAGTCATGTAGGTAAATAGCGGATGCTGCAAAATGGTCCTCAAATTGCTTCGCCAGTTCTTGAAATCGGGAAATAGAATCTGCAGGCAAAGAGCAAAACCAGTCAAGTGCAGGACCATCTAAGAAAGAAGGAAAACATCGGCAGAGAATAGGATCAGATGCACCATTAACGATCATAATTGATCGGAACTTCTTGATGTGTTGCTTTGGGTCTCCCAATCCATCATAAGGAGTCAATGTTGTTGGTAGAGTAAATTGCCTAGGCAACTGGAAATTCATGATGTCCGCCGTGAATGGCCCTGTGGAATTGTCAAGCTCGTCTTTATCTGTTTCGGCTCTTTTTTCGCTGTCGTGCAGACCGCCGCCTTCCTCGTCCTGAGGTGTCTCCGACACATGTGTGCGATGCTCCTCGCCATTATTTCGTGCGTCATGATTGTTACCATGCTCAATGCGGGCGTTGACTAACTGCTCGATTTGTTGTTGCATGCGTTGATTCTCGTTTCTCATGTGCTCATTAGCCTCGGCCATGCGCTGATTCGCTTGTTGAAGTTCGGTCACCATACGGAGGAGCTCCGATGGGGTGGGAGGAGGTGCGTCAGCCATCGTCGAGGTATTAGGGCCTGAAATAGAGGGACTTCAAGTTTcgggccccacggtgggcgccaaatgTTCTTGCTTGATTATAGCCGAACTATAGTTCGTCCCCGAGCAATGGTAGGCCGAGCTTGTCCTTAGGCTGTAGTGTTCCACCACCGACCAGCGGAGCCAAAAAGGAGAGGGGGGAAGTACCTGCAAAagtactccgacgctcaagtcagtttAGAAGAGTTTTTTTTAGAAAGTAAAGGGTCAGAAAAGTCTACCTTTACCGATTCTTTTGATTGCTTTTTATATCCAAGATACCGTAACGGTTCATATTCCTTAACGTGTCTTTTAAGGCGTAACCGATGTAACTGATCATAAGGTTAATTAATGCCATAAACTCGGCATAAAGGATTTGTCGGTTATCAAGGCGTCGCCGAGTTATAACTCGTAACCGACGTATAACGGTCGTATCAATTGTGATTCATGCTGAACTTTTTTTTAGCTCGGTGACATGTTATAATTTGAAGCAATGCACAACAATTCTACATGCAAATAACTGAAAATCATCGTCACTTGCATTTATATAATTTGATGAGTATCAAAGTAATTTATACCTATATTATACCCATTaactatatataaaagaatCACATACAGATTAGAATAAATATGTTCTCCctttttaattagaatttaatttcgATATACATTATccatagaaaaaatattttatacgtGTATTTAATTATGCAatgttatattaatataaataactatatattaCACTAATAACAT harbors:
- the LOC107468851 gene encoding uncharacterized protein LOC107468851, coding for MADAPPPTPSELLRMVTELQQANQRMAEANEHMRNENQRMQQQIEQLVNARIEHGNNHDARNNGEEHRTHVSETPQDEEGGGLHDSEKRAETDKDELDNSTGPFTADIMNFQLPRQFTLPTTLTPYDGLGDPKQHIKKFRSIMIVNGASDPILCRCFPSFLDGPALDWFCSLPADSISRFQELAKQFEDHFAASAIYLHDSDYLTTVKQGPQESLKDYITRFTKIAMRIPDLHPEVHLHAIKSGLRPGKFQEAIAVAKPKTLAEFREKAKGQIDIEELRQARKTEKSAITKDDEKPRETRKSFKPVPRYESYTQFNTKRDDIIKEILNSKLIKPPRKAGSYPEPKNVDKSKYCSFHQKFGHTTDECVIAKDLLERLARQGHLDKFIAGHMQKRSTSAADPSSVATPSKDKEKVPAQPRGIINCISGGYAGGGCTSSARKRTYRAMLALTDTANNSQPTQRPPEITFSQTDYHAQDTNLDDPVVISIQLGDLIVRKVLLDPGSSADVLFFTTFEKMKLSTNILQPSVGDLVGFSGERVPVMGSVWLQTTLGEQPASRTQDIQYLVVDSVSPYNLILGRPFLNRFAAIVSTVHLCIKFPLQDNTVAIVHGDLQDARHCYNTSLKPIKRNNDRRVNSIGAEQPMLTELDLRADFQDRPLPNEELIKLTLTDDPTKFTFIGTSIKGDAKNKLINFLRQNADLFAWTSGDMPEISPSVITHKLAINPAARPVAQKKRNLGTEKRLASMDEAKKLIDANFIREIRFTTWLANIVMVKKHNGKWRMCVDFTDLNKACPKDAYPLPSIDTLVDNSCGYGTLSFMDAYSGYNQIFMHPSDQEKTAFITEYGNYCYNIGRNLEVYVDDMVAKTKTGESHVDDLTEIFGQIRLYNMRLNPEKCAFGVNGGKFLGFILTNRGIEANPEKCQAILDMSSPTNIKEVQRLTGRLAALSRFLPCLASKSANFFHCLRKNTAFHWDENCELAFQNFKKFLSKPPVLQKPKDGEPLYLYLSITDISVSAVLVAENNKTQQPVYFVSKSLQNAELRYPKLEKLAYALVFSARRLRPYFQSHTINVRTSQPLRQILARPELAGRLIKWSIELSEFDICYQPRTSIKSQYLADFIAEFTGPTQNEDGDKWVLFVDGASNPQGAGAGILLENPEGVIFEHSLRFSFKASNNQAEYEALIAGLRLAIELQVNNLHVYCDSLLVVQQVNQHFQTKDPILLRYLEVVNKLITRFSKIEITHIERDQNHRADILSKLATSQSHNASLLQSTLQEPSINMIGNIQPDDSWQRPYIQYLKNATLPLEVKDIKKFKRQASFFILLNDELYRRGYSRPLLKCLNRAEAEIALAEVHEGICGIHSGARSLARKILRAGFYWPTIWEDSQKKVRTCEHCQKHAPILNIPAEELHQSTVSWPFHKWGIDILGPFPTAPRQVKFLVVAIDYFSKWIEAQPLARITSAQMISFVWQHIICRFGIPQHIVTDNGRQFIDHNFQTFLQNLKVKQHFSSVEHPQSNGLAEATNKVLLQALRKKLDNAKGLWAELVPEILWGYNTSVHSTTKETPFRLVYGSDAMIPVEVSQNSLRTQHEAHDEARRAELDLVEEIRAIATIQQKALQQRIAQRHNKTVRPRSFCQGDLVLRKTETARKPPTHGKLAATWDGPYRVRQVVGRGAYQLEELDGTTLPNTWNVTSLKKYYS